The genomic segment atgttgttgtttttttttactggtgtaggttaggttaatatttaatcGTTTTTATCCGACCATGGGATAATGTACTGTGCAAGATGCGTGGCTCCTCAAAAAGGATTcgagtaataatacaatttcaacgTGGGGCAAAAGTATTCTAAGACCCAAGTGTTTTGCATTGCTTgtgctaatataataaattgtgaattaaaAGGATTTCAAGCCTTATTCCAACATTTAAACTCAATTAAACATGTACAAAATGTCAAAGTGAAGCTCGGTGAATAACAGTTATATTTATGTTCCGTCCCTCCTAACGTGCAGAAAATAATGCACTAGCACAGAAAGGAGTTCAAACATTAGcaatttcaaatagttttacCTCAAGGGATATGGCCACAAGAGCTGAAATATTATGGACAATGAAGAGTGTGGTCAATAATATGTCAACAACATCTTGTGATGGTTTGGCAGACATTTTCAAGACAATGTCTCCTGGGACATTTATTGATACTCACTTTTCATTAAGCCGTACTAAGTTATCGTATTTAATCATAGATTGTCTAGGTCCCCATTTCAGAAAAATGTTATTGGATGAATGTCAGGCTTGTTActacacaattatttatgatGAGACCACTAATTCTGAAGGCGTAAAAGAGTTACAGTGTGCAATAAGGTATTGGTGTGATGATACAAAAGGTTCGTCACcttgaaagtttttttattggttCAGCGACTGGTTTGATTTTAacagattatattatgaaaGCAATAAACAATGCAAATCTTTCAATTGATAAGTTATTAATGCTTGGAAGTGATGGCCCAAATGTCACTAAAACGGTTTTTAAACTagttaatgaaaatgtaaaaaatattcgttGTATTCGTCTGATAGATATCGGCACATGTAATATTCACATTGTCCATAACACTTTTTTAAAAGGATTAGAGTTTATAGGAATCAGAGTATCAAATTTTGTTATTgatgtttactatttttttcacgGATGGCCTAAACGATATGAAGATTATTCCAAAATACAAAaagataatagtatacctaatcaTAGGTTTTTGAAACATTGTGCATCTAGATGGTTGACTTTGAGTGACTCCACAGCCCGTATCATTGAACAGTGGgatggtttattaaaatactttttaacttCTGCTCCTAACAACCAAAAAAGTCTTCTAAAAACTAgtaagtgtaaaaatattattgattgctTAAACTGCACAACTTTTAGAGCAGAGCTTGAATTCATATTATGGTCTACATCTATATTCCAAAGATTTACTGGGATGTTTCAACGCTAAGAACCCCTGACACATATCATGCACGAAGAACTTAGTCAACTTGTTTGTGTAATTGCAGATTATGTGTGTAAAGAAGATATTGTTAAAGtttggttaaaaaataattctgttgATATATTTGACATAAATAATCTCaagagtataaataaaatatatttacctgataaattgaaattacatattgacaAAATAGTTGAACTTGACAAGAGATTGTTTTTAACAAACataagaaaacattttgttGCTGCTGGGAATCATATTTTACAGAAGTCATCTATTCAAGATTCttcaaaactgaaatattttagGTGTCTGaaaattgatgaaataaaaaaagctaGAATTGtgaattatatagaaaaaatttcaaaaataatgccATTCAGAGTAGATTTATATAAACTAGTCGATGAGTGGAAGTTATTAAAACATGAAACTTTTACAAATACATCAGGAAgaattcatcatttttggtacaatatttttgaactgaaAACTGGATTTGGAGAATCTAAATATCCAACAGTCACACAACTTGTTAAATCTTGTTTAACGTTATCGCACGGGTTGAACATGGTTTTTCCCTTTCGGGAAACATAATCACTGATAATAAAGCTGCAATGTCTTGTCGTATGTTAAATAGCAGACTTAATATTAAAGGCTGAATCATCACTCTATCGCTTCTTTTATCTCTATGTATTGTG from the Acyrthosiphon pisum isolate AL4f chromosome X, pea_aphid_22Mar2018_4r6ur, whole genome shotgun sequence genome contains:
- the LOC103309137 gene encoding uncharacterized protein LOC103309137, with the translated sequence MATRAEILWTMKSVVNNMSTTSCDGLADIFKTMSPGTFIDTHFSLSRTKLSYLIIDCLGPHFRKMLLDECQACYYTIIYDETTNSEGVKELQCAIRYWCDDTKDYIMKAINNANLSIDKLLMLGSDGPNVTKTVFKLVNENVKNIRCIRLIDIGTCNIHIVHNTFLKGLEFIGIRVSNFVIDVYYFFHGWPKRYEDYSKIQKDNSIPNHRFLKHCASRWLTLSDSTARIIEQWDGLLKYFLTSAPNNQKSLLKTSKCKNIIDCLNCTTFRAELEFILWSTSIFQRFTGMFQR